From a single Bacillus pumilus genomic region:
- a CDS encoding ABC transporter ATP-binding protein gives MPFMEVLNISKRYSNGDGIEGLSFSIEAGEVVALLGPNGAGKTTTIRCLTGLYKPDGGEILIEGFPPGHSHVQKQVALIPDQPYLYPDLTVAEHVQFRARGYHKGLKQIKEKVYEALNEVHMDKKMNELCGRLSRGQKQRVVLAGAIVQDASLFILDEPTVGLDIPSKQWLSNWLKQKSSQGDSVFISTHSLEFVLDTVSRVILIRDGRIMKSMDVPQSKEEQSEWRAEVIQLLGEWSSE, from the coding sequence ATGCCATTCATGGAGGTTCTGAATATTAGCAAACGATATAGCAATGGTGATGGGATAGAGGGTCTGTCATTTTCTATCGAAGCAGGCGAGGTTGTGGCGCTCCTTGGGCCTAATGGTGCTGGGAAGACGACTACGATTCGGTGTTTAACGGGTCTGTATAAACCAGATGGAGGGGAAATTCTCATAGAGGGTTTCCCGCCTGGTCATTCCCATGTTCAAAAACAAGTCGCTCTTATTCCAGATCAGCCGTATTTGTATCCAGACTTAACGGTTGCTGAACATGTTCAATTCCGTGCGCGTGGATATCATAAGGGTTTAAAACAGATCAAAGAAAAGGTATATGAAGCGTTAAACGAAGTACATATGGATAAGAAGATGAACGAACTGTGCGGAAGGCTTTCAAGAGGTCAAAAACAGCGGGTGGTCTTAGCTGGAGCCATTGTTCAAGATGCTTCCCTTTTTATATTAGATGAACCGACTGTCGGGTTAGATATTCCATCAAAACAGTGGCTGTCGAATTGGCTGAAACAAAAAAGCAGTCAAGGTGATTCGGTCTTTATATCGACTCATAGTCTGGAGTTTGTTCTTGATACGGTAAGTAGGGTGATATTAATTCGAGATGGTCGCATCATGAAGAGTATGGATGTTCCTCAATCAAAGGAAGAGCAGAGTGAGTGGAGGGCAGAGGTTATTCAACTTCTAGGGGAGTGGTCAAGTGAATAA
- a CDS encoding amino acid permease translates to MAQKELKRGLSARHIQMIALGGTIGVGLFMGSAKAIQWTGPSVLLAYAVCGIFIFFIMRAMGEMLYVEPSTGSFATFGHQYIHPLAGYMTAWSNWFQWVIVGMSEIIAVGAYMKYWFPELPAWIPGLIAMMILGAANLISVKSFGEFEFWFAMIKIVTIILMIIAGLGIIFFGFGNGGTPIGLSNLWAHGGFFTGGFTGFLFALSLVIAAYQGVELIGITAGEAQNPEKTLTNAIKSIIWRILIFYIGAIFVIVTVYPWDQLNTLGSPFVATFAKIGITAAAGIINFVVITAAMSGCNSGIFSAGRMLYTLGVNGQAPAFFTKISKNGVPYFGTFAVLIGLAVGVVLNYVSPPNIFVYVYSASVLPGMVPWFVILISHIGFREAKGAALDQHPFKMPLAPFSNYLTIGFLLMVLVFMLINQDTRISLIVAIGFLIVVALSFFVFGIGKRKPIETASSDQTIK, encoded by the coding sequence GTGGCTCAAAAGGAATTAAAGAGAGGTTTAAGTGCCCGCCATATTCAAATGATCGCACTTGGCGGCACGATTGGTGTTGGCTTATTTATGGGGTCAGCCAAGGCCATTCAATGGACAGGTCCATCAGTCCTTCTAGCGTACGCAGTATGTGGTATCTTTATCTTTTTTATTATGCGTGCGATGGGAGAAATGTTATACGTTGAGCCGAGTACAGGTTCATTTGCTACATTTGGTCATCAATATATTCATCCGCTTGCGGGGTATATGACGGCTTGGAGTAACTGGTTTCAGTGGGTCATTGTTGGGATGTCGGAAATTATTGCCGTAGGCGCTTATATGAAATATTGGTTCCCGGAGCTACCGGCGTGGATTCCAGGTTTAATTGCGATGATGATTTTGGGAGCGGCCAATTTGATTTCGGTTAAATCGTTCGGTGAGTTTGAATTTTGGTTTGCAATGATCAAGATTGTGACGATTATTTTAATGATCATTGCAGGTTTAGGTATTATTTTCTTTGGATTTGGAAATGGCGGGACGCCTATTGGTTTGTCTAATCTGTGGGCGCACGGCGGGTTCTTTACAGGTGGATTTACCGGATTCTTGTTTGCATTGTCGCTCGTTATTGCTGCCTATCAGGGGGTAGAACTGATTGGGATTACAGCAGGTGAAGCACAAAATCCAGAAAAGACTCTGACGAATGCTATTAAAAGTATCATCTGGCGTATTTTGATTTTCTATATCGGTGCAATCTTTGTCATTGTGACGGTGTACCCTTGGGATCAGCTGAATACCCTTGGCAGTCCTTTTGTGGCGACGTTTGCGAAAATTGGGATTACAGCAGCGGCCGGTATTATTAATTTTGTCGTCATTACAGCAGCGATGTCTGGCTGTAATAGTGGTATTTTCAGTGCAGGTCGTATGCTTTATACATTAGGGGTAAATGGGCAGGCACCTGCTTTCTTCACTAAGATTTCGAAGAATGGTGTACCGTATTTTGGAACATTCGCTGTGCTGATTGGTTTAGCGGTAGGAGTTGTCTTGAATTATGTTTCTCCGCCAAACATTTTCGTCTATGTGTATAGTGCGAGTGTACTTCCTGGTATGGTGCCTTGGTTTGTGATTTTGATTAGTCATATCGGTTTTAGAGAGGCGAAGGGAGCTGCGCTTGATCAGCATCCATTCAAGATGCCGCTAGCGCCGTTTTCTAATTATCTTACAATCGGTTTCTTACTGATGGTGCTTGTATTTATGCTCATTAATCAGGATACACGTATTTCTCTGATTGTGGCCATTGGGTTCTTGATTGTAGTAGCGCTTAGTTTCTTTGTATTTGGGATCGGGAAACGGAAACCGATCGAAACAGCTTCTTCTGATCAAACAATAAAATAA
- a CDS encoding RidA family protein, with protein MRTSRNPETIHPPVAPYTHQIETTGPQRWLTLSGQVGMEADGAIPESPLEQLELALENVKRNVEAADMAVEDITKLVFYLVGEFDAASRKRIMGQFLGDHLPCMTMIYVVALASPVFKVEVDAWACQEI; from the coding sequence ATGCGAACATCACGTAATCCGGAGACCATTCACCCGCCAGTTGCACCCTATACACACCAAATAGAAACAACAGGACCACAGCGGTGGTTAACCTTATCAGGTCAAGTAGGGATGGAGGCGGATGGGGCCATCCCAGAGAGCCCGTTGGAGCAGCTCGAATTAGCATTAGAGAATGTGAAACGAAACGTCGAAGCGGCAGACATGGCGGTAGAGGACATAACGAAACTAGTGTTTTATCTCGTGGGAGAATTTGATGCTGCGAGTAGAAAACGAATCATGGGGCAGTTTTTAGGCGATCATCTGCCATGTATGACGATGATTTATGTGGTCGCCCTGGCTTCTCCTGTTTTTAAGGTAGAGGTGGATGCTTGGGCTTGTCAGGAGATTTAA
- a CDS encoding DUF418 domain-containing protein, whose translation MKGSRVELIDSLRGFSLLGILIVNMLNFQYDYDFEKMFDSSFWGQGFGVYVTEILFQGSFYPIFSFLFGYSFIKLIESTKAKGLNTNAIVVRRGFGLIVLGMLHYIFIWNGDILLYYGACTFFLMMFLSSRIKTMLIWSGVLGALSLVVVPYMMKFVYGTDELLTDVYAKGAYGDILLSRITVEDDMMIVTIIMAIVTITMMPILGFLFGTIMVGPFALLGMAIGKKGHLTEEDRGMAYRKGWVWMIVVGLALKCATFIDAPWSELVITLGAYVLTIGYIQAFIVFYYSKAAQGLKRLLAGLGRLSLSNYLAQSVICTTIFYSYGLGLFGKMGSIFGLLLAVGLYTVQLFISYLYLKKWRRGPVEWLFGKWVYWR comes from the coding sequence TTGAAGGGATCTAGGGTTGAGTTAATTGATAGTTTGCGTGGTTTTAGTTTATTAGGTATTTTGATCGTGAATATGCTTAATTTTCAATATGATTATGATTTTGAGAAGATGTTTGATTCGAGTTTTTGGGGGCAGGGATTTGGCGTTTATGTAACGGAAATTTTGTTCCAGGGGTCGTTTTATCCGATTTTCTCCTTTTTGTTTGGGTATTCTTTTATCAAGCTGATTGAATCTACAAAAGCTAAGGGGCTCAATACGAATGCCATTGTCGTTCGCCGAGGCTTTGGTCTGATTGTGCTTGGGATGCTGCATTATATCTTTATTTGGAATGGCGACATTCTTCTTTATTATGGAGCATGTACGTTTTTCTTGATGATGTTTTTGAGCAGCCGGATCAAAACAATGCTGATTTGGTCGGGTGTGTTAGGGGCATTGTCATTAGTCGTTGTGCCATATATGATGAAGTTCGTTTATGGGACTGATGAACTTTTAACCGATGTGTATGCGAAGGGTGCATATGGGGATATTTTGCTCAGCCGGATTACGGTTGAAGACGATATGATGATTGTGACCATTATTATGGCAATCGTGACTATTACGATGATGCCGATATTAGGTTTTCTATTCGGTACGATCATGGTGGGTCCATTTGCACTGCTCGGCATGGCCATTGGGAAAAAAGGTCATTTGACAGAAGAAGATCGAGGAATGGCCTATCGAAAAGGCTGGGTGTGGATGATTGTCGTCGGGCTTGCGCTAAAATGTGCGACGTTCATTGATGCGCCTTGGAGTGAACTGGTCATAACGTTAGGTGCCTATGTCCTGACGATCGGGTATATTCAAGCGTTTATTGTTTTCTACTATTCGAAGGCAGCCCAGGGCCTCAAACGTCTGCTTGCAGGGCTTGGTCGTTTGTCTCTATCAAACTATTTGGCGCAGTCGGTGATTTGTACAACGATTTTCTATTCTTACGGACTTGGTTTATTTGGGAAGATGGGGTCAATATTTGGATTGCTGCTCGCTGTCGGATTGTATACAGTACAGCTGTTCATCAGCTATCTCTATTTGAAAAAATGGAGAAGAGGCCCAGTGGAATGGCTTTTTGGAAAATGGGTGTATTGGAGATAA
- a CDS encoding ABC transporter ATP-binding protein has translation MEHVIEFKGVSKRFKDFSVQNLDLQVKKGFVTGFIGENGAGKSTTIKMIMNLLKPDSGEVRIFGLDYRTHEKEIKERIGFVYDANVFFPGLNLKDIKRIVAPAYKRWDDQLFYQYIEKFGLPLHKAIKTFSKGMQMKASLAIALSHHAELIIMDEPTAGLDPVFRRELLGTLQELMIDGNRTIFFSTHMTTDLDRIADYIAFIQNGRLVFQQSIHEVAENYALVKGSLDLLDRDTEKAFVHIQRTAAGFEALTDRIGEVEHIFGDAVVIERASLEDIMFYLKGGVEHVSFNEA, from the coding sequence GTGGAGCATGTGATTGAATTCAAAGGAGTATCAAAACGGTTCAAAGACTTTTCTGTGCAGAATCTTGATTTACAGGTCAAAAAGGGCTTTGTTACTGGGTTTATTGGAGAAAATGGAGCCGGTAAGTCGACCACAATTAAAATGATCATGAATTTGTTAAAACCAGATTCAGGTGAGGTGAGGATCTTTGGACTAGATTATCGTACCCATGAAAAAGAGATTAAGGAACGTATTGGATTTGTTTACGATGCCAACGTTTTTTTTCCAGGATTAAATTTAAAGGATATTAAACGAATTGTGGCACCGGCCTATAAACGTTGGGATGACCAGCTTTTTTATCAATATATTGAGAAGTTTGGTCTGCCGCTGCATAAAGCGATCAAAACATTTTCAAAAGGGATGCAGATGAAGGCGTCACTTGCGATTGCGCTGTCGCATCATGCAGAGCTGATTATTATGGATGAACCAACTGCTGGTTTAGATCCGGTCTTTAGAAGAGAGCTACTCGGCACGTTACAAGAATTGATGATTGATGGAAATCGAACGATCTTTTTCTCGACACATATGACAACAGATTTAGACCGGATTGCAGATTATATTGCGTTTATACAAAATGGAAGATTGGTCTTTCAACAGTCGATTCATGAGGTAGCGGAGAATTATGCGCTTGTGAAGGGGAGCCTGGATTTGTTGGATCGAGACACTGAAAAAGCCTTTGTCCATATTCAACGTACAGCAGCAGGGTTTGAAGCGTTAACAGATCGTATTGGTGAAGTGGAACATATTTTTGGAGATGCTGTTGTGATTGAACGGGCATCGCTTGAGGATATCATGTTTTATTTGAAAGGCGGTGTAGAGCATGTTTCATTTAATGAAGCGTGA
- a CDS encoding HEAT repeat domain-containing protein — protein sequence MKPENKLSQSVQQLINTNEITIVQAMGELRKSGKDAVPVLVEALKEKGSLRNIAAAVLGEFGADAGDAAEPLAQLLESDEEDTRMAAAMSLMRIGQPSLPFLLPLAKRYEGPTCFWASWCISWIDPSKIEKNMYECLKQEQENPSGSVAPFAAEEALGKIIAFQLKERGDE from the coding sequence ATGAAACCAGAAAATAAGCTATCTCAATCGGTTCAACAATTGATCAACACAAATGAAATAACGATCGTGCAAGCAATGGGGGAATTAAGAAAGTCCGGAAAAGATGCAGTGCCTGTACTTGTTGAAGCTTTAAAAGAAAAGGGTTCTCTGCGAAATATTGCAGCAGCTGTACTAGGTGAATTTGGAGCAGATGCGGGCGATGCAGCTGAGCCGCTAGCCCAGCTATTAGAAAGTGACGAAGAGGATACAAGAATGGCAGCTGCCATGTCACTCATGAGAATTGGTCAGCCCAGCTTGCCATTTCTTCTGCCATTGGCAAAACGTTATGAGGGACCTACTTGTTTCTGGGCATCATGGTGTATCTCTTGGATTGACCCATCAAAAATTGAAAAAAACATGTACGAGTGCTTAAAACAAGAACAAGAAAATCCATCAGGCAGCGTTGCGCCTTTTGCAGCAGAGGAAGCATTAGGAAAGATTATTGCTTTTCAGCTAAAGGAAAGGGGGGATGAATAG
- a CDS encoding GntR family transcriptional regulator, which yields MQITISNHSKEPIYEQITNQVKSLILTGELVEGAALPSIRKLAKDLQISVITTKRAYEELEKAGFIYSIVGKGSFVAEQNLEVMREKKLKVIEEQLGAVVTNGKELGLSFDELQQLLKFLYEE from the coding sequence ATGCAAATTACGATTTCAAACCATTCTAAGGAGCCCATTTATGAGCAAATTACGAATCAAGTCAAATCGTTGATTTTAACGGGGGAGCTTGTGGAAGGGGCGGCACTGCCGTCTATTCGAAAGCTGGCGAAGGATTTGCAAATCAGCGTCATTACAACAAAGCGAGCATATGAAGAGTTAGAGAAGGCAGGATTTATTTATTCGATTGTAGGTAAGGGATCATTTGTTGCCGAGCAAAACCTAGAGGTCATGAGAGAGAAAAAATTGAAGGTGATTGAGGAACAGCTTGGAGCGGTTGTCACAAACGGCAAGGAATTAGGCTTATCTTTTGATGAATTGCAGCAGTTATTAAAGTTCTTGTATGAGGAGTGA
- a CDS encoding alpha/beta fold hydrolase, translating into MKKLLKIMLIALCTIVTVLVVFVASVYVVNLISNEREQGKIEDYGQKVLVDGKQMNVLIQGGGKETIVLLPGYGTASPVLDFKPLVDELSPYYRVVVIEPFGYGLSDDTDKVRTSQNIVNEIHECLQKLNIKKYTMMGHSISGIYGLEYVNQYEKEVQAFVGIDSSFPKQETDELPVSSLQLLNQSGFYRLLLKVNPDQLVMPKVDDQTKAQIKMLTFRNFMDESQASEADNFRNNFKNAQRLHFPKKLPVVFYLADQTEKETPNWKPMHEELLKNVDHGKVVTFKGGHYLHHTRSKEIAADFKGFLSEIESNR; encoded by the coding sequence ATGAAAAAATTACTGAAAATAATGCTGATTGCTCTATGTACCATTGTGACTGTCTTGGTTGTATTTGTAGCCAGTGTTTATGTTGTTAATCTAATTAGTAATGAAAGAGAACAGGGGAAAATAGAAGATTATGGGCAAAAGGTCTTGGTGGATGGGAAGCAGATGAATGTGCTCATTCAAGGCGGTGGGAAAGAAACGATTGTCCTTCTACCAGGCTATGGAACTGCTTCGCCAGTGCTAGATTTTAAGCCACTAGTAGATGAATTATCACCTTATTATAGAGTCGTAGTGATTGAACCATTTGGGTATGGTTTAAGTGACGATACAGATAAAGTACGGACAAGTCAAAACATCGTGAATGAGATTCATGAATGTTTGCAAAAGCTCAACATTAAAAAGTATACGATGATGGGTCATTCGATCTCTGGCATTTATGGATTAGAATATGTGAATCAATATGAAAAAGAAGTGCAAGCATTTGTTGGAATTGATAGTAGTTTTCCTAAGCAAGAAACGGATGAATTGCCGGTATCCAGCTTGCAACTGCTCAATCAATCCGGCTTTTACAGATTGTTATTGAAAGTGAATCCAGATCAACTGGTGATGCCTAAAGTAGATGATCAAACGAAAGCTCAGATTAAAATGCTGACTTTCCGAAATTTCATGGATGAAAGTCAAGCGAGTGAAGCAGATAACTTTAGAAACAATTTTAAAAATGCTCAACGCCTACATTTCCCTAAGAAGCTCCCTGTGGTTTTCTATTTAGCAGATCAAACGGAGAAAGAAACACCAAACTGGAAACCAATGCATGAAGAGCTACTGAAAAATGTAGATCACGGCAAAGTAGTTACTTTTAAAGGCGGCCATTATTTGCATCATACGAGATCAAAGGAGATTGCAGCTGATTTTAAAGGTTTCCTTTCTGAAATTGAAAGTAACCGTTAG
- a CDS encoding PadR family transcriptional regulator produces the protein MSVKYGILTSLCQQQNHGYELKLELESLLGMKGRINPGQIYTTLDRLIRDQLVTAVGIDDQERKLYAITEDGRQELEQWLLAPVPYHSAKDDFHFKWSCARKIGFHQEREMLQQQKAVIMKDVMELTKLKTECLVQGDESRYLLISGTLLHLEADLNWIHQIEHRSGASF, from the coding sequence ATGGATATGAATTAAAGCTAGAGCTGGAGTCCCTTCTCGGAATGAAAGGGAGAATCAACCCGGGGCAAATATACACGACGCTTGATCGGTTAATCCGTGATCAATTGGTGACGGCAGTCGGAATCGATGACCAAGAACGTAAGCTGTACGCCATCACGGAAGACGGCAGACAGGAGCTGGAACAGTGGCTGTTGGCGCCTGTTCCGTATCATTCTGCGAAGGATGACTTTCATTTTAAGTGGAGCTGTGCACGGAAGATCGGATTTCATCAAGAAAGAGAAATGCTTCAGCAGCAGAAAGCCGTCATTATGAAAGATGTGATGGAACTCACGAAGCTGAAAACGGAATGTCTCGTGCAAGGTGACGAGAGTCGTTACTTATTAATTTCCGGTACACTGCTTCATTTAGAGGCGGATTTGAATTGGATTCATCAGATTGAGCATCGAAGCGGGGCATCATTTTAA
- a CDS encoding helix-turn-helix transcriptional regulator translates to MEIKNRIKVLRAERDWTQKDLAEKLGVTRQTVAAIENGKYSLSLKLAFQIARTFEVDLYDVFHEVDKEEQQ, encoded by the coding sequence ATGGAGATTAAAAATAGAATTAAGGTATTACGGGCAGAAAGAGACTGGACACAAAAGGATTTGGCAGAGAAGTTAGGTGTGACTCGTCAAACTGTGGCAGCGATTGAAAATGGTAAATATTCTTTGTCTTTAAAATTAGCCTTTCAAATTGCTAGGACATTTGAAGTTGATTTGTATGACGTATTTCACGAGGTCGACAAGGAGGAACAACAATGA
- a CDS encoding TlpA family protein disulfide reductase — protein sequence METQKLNWPEHLPWIHPSDQRSLSEGQQLLYFWSVNCPHCEELTDQILNRVNQLGIHLTCVHVPYTDEEKSADIVSEYAEEKNMTAPIVLDQNYEIVAKYKIQALPSFCLIDKEGQLIDRKMGDNGWEKILKKLEKHSIG from the coding sequence GTGGAAACGCAAAAACTCAATTGGCCTGAGCACCTTCCGTGGATTCATCCTTCAGATCAAAGAAGTTTATCTGAGGGGCAGCAGTTGCTATATTTTTGGTCAGTCAACTGTCCCCATTGTGAGGAATTAACCGATCAAATTCTAAATCGTGTAAATCAGTTGGGTATTCATTTAACCTGTGTCCATGTTCCATATACAGATGAAGAAAAATCGGCAGATATTGTTTCAGAGTATGCAGAGGAAAAGAATATGACTGCTCCTATTGTTTTGGATCAGAATTATGAAATTGTTGCAAAGTATAAGATTCAAGCATTACCTAGCTTTTGCCTCATAGATAAAGAGGGGCAGTTAATTGATAGGAAAATGGGAGATAACGGCTGGGAAAAAATATTGAAAAAGTTAGAAAAACATTCAATTGGTTAG
- a CDS encoding glycerophosphodiester phosphodiesterase encodes MKKSRLLAFVLLSFALLSFVWVPTSVSAHEHLLSPDRILTVAHRGASGYAPEHTLASYQLATKMNADYLELDLQMTKDGHLIVMHDETVDRTTNGTGWVKDLTLAEIKQLDAGTWFNEANPDKQNANYFGQRVLTLDEVLRYFGKRENYYIETKKPDLYPRMEEKLLATLKKHHLLGKHTRKGQVMIQSFSQDSLLKLKKLAPRLPKVQLLDRTQMTSITDEQLGFIKTYAVGVGPNFRALTPENVQQVRSHGLLLHPYTVNSEADMTRLLQYGVTGLFTNFPDVFNRVKASL; translated from the coding sequence ATGAAGAAAAGTAGATTACTTGCTTTCGTGTTGCTCTCTTTTGCTTTGCTGTCTTTTGTTTGGGTGCCGACCTCCGTATCGGCACATGAACATCTTTTATCTCCCGATCGTATTCTAACCGTTGCACACCGCGGAGCATCAGGGTATGCACCAGAGCATACCCTGGCTTCCTACCAGCTCGCCACAAAGATGAATGCAGATTACCTCGAACTCGACCTTCAAATGACAAAGGATGGACATCTCATCGTCATGCACGATGAAACCGTTGACCGCACCACGAATGGAACAGGCTGGGTCAAAGACCTCACACTCGCCGAAATCAAACAGCTCGATGCCGGTACGTGGTTTAACGAAGCCAACCCCGACAAACAAAATGCCAACTATTTCGGACAGCGGGTTCTCACATTAGATGAAGTGCTACGCTATTTTGGCAAACGAGAAAATTATTATATTGAAACAAAAAAACCAGATCTTTACCCACGAATGGAAGAAAAGCTATTGGCGACCCTAAAAAAACATCATCTACTCGGAAAACATACGAGAAAAGGGCAGGTTATGATCCAATCCTTTAGTCAAGACAGCCTGCTAAAACTAAAAAAATTAGCTCCACGCTTGCCAAAAGTACAGCTACTAGACAGAACCCAAATGACGTCCATCACAGATGAACAACTCGGTTTCATCAAAACTTATGCAGTGGGTGTCGGACCGAATTTTAGAGCATTGACCCCTGAAAACGTACAACAGGTCAGAAGCCACGGACTCCTCCTCCACCCATATACGGTAAACAGCGAAGCAGACATGACCCGTCTACTGCAATACGGCGTCACCGGTCTTTTCACCAACTTTCCAGATGTTTTTAACCGTGTAAAAGCATCACTTTAA
- the skfF gene encoding sporulation killing factor system integral membrane protein: protein MNNTLSLLWLKSQRRLISKNQEKKMPVLILLLFMAAIVFQLSAVSSMGDWNVSAAGWIMVCLFVLYTGVGLFTNRLPSQMNDIIWLYGNGASLWTVVISVWMYHILWRGAFLVVSAVAADILLLFMTQQYWFLLGKSLILTGLLCLVETWMIAVSCARTIRVYKRLLLLSFLLMFCFFAVLVLNQLIMKQPSLMIIADSLMFQAGRMIEEFSILSFFIFIGVMFLSFMMMYRASHRIEMKESIVKEALFWEEFEGKHIQSSPIVQKKGKTWWGLPALTGIWAFLWIELLLIKKYVMFHLLSTMLLIGTYYVVLTYFSDWLNLFLIVISASVLLSSYYAGIVRHAQTGVLYLFPGALYQKILLLEVFQTFWLYAVYLISLLLVEVDDILYWALFGGGVYIWFLAVRLFAFMQLLRREISFALSVYYRSLLLASVISAVVMIGIHLFTDGLLTTIVSLLAGSVFYVLCYRYRAAH, encoded by the coding sequence GTGAATAATACACTCTCCCTTTTATGGTTGAAATCTCAAAGGCGCTTGATCAGTAAAAATCAAGAAAAGAAAATGCCTGTTCTGATCTTACTTCTTTTCATGGCGGCAATTGTTTTTCAGCTAAGCGCAGTTTCAAGTATGGGTGATTGGAATGTGAGTGCAGCTGGATGGATCATGGTCTGTTTGTTTGTTCTTTATACGGGGGTTGGGTTGTTTACAAATCGGTTGCCCAGTCAGATGAACGATATTATTTGGTTATATGGAAATGGTGCTTCTTTATGGACAGTTGTCATTAGTGTATGGATGTATCACATTTTATGGAGAGGAGCTTTCCTCGTTGTTTCTGCAGTAGCTGCAGATATCCTTTTATTATTTATGACACAGCAGTACTGGTTTCTGCTCGGGAAATCACTCATCCTGACAGGGCTGTTATGTTTGGTCGAAACTTGGATGATTGCGGTGTCTTGTGCTAGAACCATTCGAGTATACAAGCGCCTGCTCTTACTCAGTTTTTTATTAATGTTTTGTTTCTTTGCAGTGCTTGTTTTGAATCAATTGATTATGAAACAGCCTTCATTGATGATCATTGCCGATTCTTTGATGTTTCAAGCTGGACGTATGATCGAAGAGTTCTCCATTCTTTCTTTCTTCATCTTTATTGGAGTAATGTTCTTATCATTCATGATGATGTACAGGGCTAGTCATCGTATAGAGATGAAGGAGTCTATAGTCAAAGAGGCATTATTTTGGGAGGAGTTTGAAGGGAAACATATTCAATCAAGTCCAATTGTTCAAAAAAAGGGCAAGACGTGGTGGGGGCTTCCAGCATTAACGGGCATTTGGGCTTTTCTTTGGATTGAATTATTGCTGATAAAAAAATATGTGATGTTTCATCTGTTATCTACTATGCTGTTAATTGGAACTTACTATGTCGTCCTTACTTATTTTTCAGATTGGCTGAATCTATTTTTGATTGTCATTTCTGCATCCGTTCTTCTTAGTTCATATTACGCAGGGATTGTAAGACATGCACAAACAGGAGTGCTCTATCTTTTCCCAGGTGCTTTATATCAAAAGATCCTTCTATTAGAAGTGTTTCAAACCTTTTGGTTGTACGCTGTTTACTTGATTTCTCTTTTGTTAGTTGAGGTTGACGATATATTGTACTGGGCCTTATTTGGTGGAGGCGTTTATATTTGGTTTTTGGCCGTGCGGCTCTTTGCCTTCATGCAGCTTCTAAGGCGAGAGATAAGTTTCGCTTTGAGTGTCTATTATCGATCACTGCTCCTTGCGTCTGTCATAAGTGCTGTGGTCATGATTGGCATTCATCTGTTCACTGATGGCTTGTTGACAACAATTGTATCCCTATTGGCTGGAAGTGTATTTTATGTGCTTTGTTATCGATATCGTGCGGCTCATTAA
- a CDS encoding ABC-2 transporter permease — protein MFHLMKRDVILQKKQLIIFLPFILFFILMDVPPALTFLVASFFIPFNTYAYDEKAETNILLNSLPYTRKEIIASRYLGAIFFMMIAIGLTSAALFSFGKLFTMMDIALGSGLFLLFAAFTFPLFYILKPGYISTAVIIVFIILSGIGPPIMAYLAEHFSVITDFVMNVSIPILYTGSTLLIMLLYLLSWGLSTAIYQRKVF, from the coding sequence ATGTTTCATTTAATGAAGCGTGATGTGATTTTGCAAAAGAAACAGCTGATTATTTTTCTTCCGTTTATCTTATTTTTTATTCTCATGGATGTGCCTCCGGCATTGACGTTTCTCGTCGCCAGTTTCTTCATACCTTTTAACACATATGCGTACGATGAGAAGGCAGAAACGAATATCCTATTAAACTCTTTGCCTTATACACGTAAAGAAATTATCGCATCACGTTATCTTGGCGCCATTTTTTTTATGATGATTGCAATCGGGCTGACAAGTGCTGCTTTATTTAGTTTTGGGAAGCTGTTTACGATGATGGATATCGCACTTGGCAGCGGGCTGTTTTTACTGTTTGCGGCGTTTACATTTCCTTTGTTTTATATTCTGAAACCCGGTTATATCTCAACGGCAGTGATCATTGTCTTTATCATTTTATCTGGGATAGGTCCGCCGATTATGGCTTATTTAGCAGAGCATTTCAGCGTGATCACTGATTTTGTGATGAATGTATCGATTCCGATTTTATATACGGGATCAACTTTACTGATTATGCTCCTCTACTTGCTGTCTTGGGGACTTTCTACTGCGATTTACCAGAGAAAAGTGTTTTAA